The Pseudomonas moraviensis genome contains the following window.
GAAGCCCCCCATTCCCTTTGAGTAGACGTAAAACCGGTATTACCTGTGATTGTTTGGATCCAGCCTAGCATAGCCGTTGATGGCCATTAAGCACCATGGAAATTTTTCCTACAACGGCTCTAGAACGGGCGTTCCAGAGCAAAGCAGCGGCCTAGAGCTGTTGCATTGGTCAGGAAGATCAATGCGATCCGCTTTTGTGGCGAGGGAGCTTGCTCCCGCTCGGCTGCGCAGCAGTCGTAAAACCTGTAAATGCGCTGCGCCTGAATAAATGCAGGGGGCTGCTGCGCAACCCAGCGGGAGCAAGCTCCCTCGCCACAATGGTAGCTGCAGTGTTGTCCGACAATCTGCTCGCAAACGCAGTCAGGAGTGAACCCGCAAATCAGCTTTGGTGGTAAGCTCGCGCACCATGAATATCTACAGCTCCCGCCCCGTTGTCCTCTGTCTCTCCGGCCACGACCCCAGTGGTGGCGCCGGCTTGCAGGCAGATATCGAAGCCCTGCTCGCGCAGGGTTGCCATGCGGCTCCGGCCGTCACCGCCCTGACCGTGCAAGACACCGTCAACGTCACTGACTTTCGCGTTCTCGACCGTGAGTGGGTGCTGGCCCAGGCCAATGCCGTGCTCAACGACTCCGAAGTCGCGGCGGTGAAACTGGGCATGCTCGGTTCGCTGGAAATGGTCGACACCGTCGTCGAGCTGCTCTCGGCGCACCCGCACTTGCCGGTGGTCTGCGACCCGGTGCTGCGAGCCGGTGGCGGCGGACGCCTGGGCAAGGACGAGGTCGGCTACGCGATGCGCGAGCGTCTGCTGCCGCTGTCGATCATTGCCACGCCCAATCTTCCTGAAGCGCGGATCCTCGCCGAATTGCCTGACGGCACTGCCGACGAATGCGCAGAAAAACTCCTGCCGTTCGTCAAGAACCTGCTGATCACCGGCGGCCACGGCGACGAAACGGAGATCCACAACCGCGTGTACAGCCGCGACGGTCTGCGCGAAACCTTTATCTGCCAGCGCCTGCCGGGCAGCTATCACGGCTCCGGTTGCACGCTGGCCAGCGCCCTCGCCGGTCGACTGGCCCAGGGCGAACACTTGGCCAGTGCCGTGCGCACTGCGCTGGATTACACCTGGCGGACCCTGCGCGACGCCGAACAACTGGGCAAAGGCCAGTTCGTGCCGCGCCGTCTGCCACTGGATTTCTGCTCGTAACGTCGTGAGGTCTGCCCGATGAAACTCCGTGGCCTGTATGCCATCACCGACAGCCAGTTGCTGGCCGGCAAGTTTCTGTCTTACGTGGAGGCGGCGCTCGACGGCGGCGTCACCCTGCTGCAATACCGCGACAAGAGCAGTGATGAGGCCCGCCGCTTGCGCGAGGCCGAAGCGCTGCGCAACTTGTGCGAGCGCTATAAAACGCAGTTGATCATCAACGACGACGCCGAATTGGCCGCGCGCCTCAACGTCGGCGTGCATCTCGGCCAGACCGACGGCCCGCTCTCGCCGACCCGCGCCCTGCTCGGTTCGAAAGCCATCATCGGTTCGACCTGCCACGGGCAGATCGCCCTGGCCGAACAAGCCGCCAAAGAAGGCGCGAGTTACGTCGCCTTCGGGCGCTTCTTCAATTCCACCACCAAACCCGGTGCGCCGAGTTGCAGCCTCGACCTGCTCGACGAAGCCAGACGCAAGCTGCACTTGCCGATCTGCGCGATTGGCGGCATCACCCTCGATAACGCCGCGCCGCTGGTCGAACACGGTGTCGATCTGCTCGCCGTGGTCCATGGCCTGTTCGGTGCTGACAGCAGCGCTGAAGTGACCCGCCGCGCTCGCGCCTTCAACGAACTTCTGAAAATCTGATTTGAGAGCCCGATCATGTCTCGTTCCGAAACCCTGTTTGCCAATGCTCAGAAACACATTCCCGGTGGCGTCAACTCGCCGGTTCGCGCGTTCAAGAGCGTCGGCGGCACCCCGCTGTTCTTCAAACACGCCGAAGGCGCTTACGTCACCGACGAAGACGACAAGCGTTATGTGGATTATGTTGGGTCGTGGGGTCCGATGATCCTTGGCCACAGCCATCCGGATGTGCTCGATGCGGTGCGCAATCAGCTGCAACACGGCCTGTCCTATGGCGCGCCGACCTCGATGGAAACCGAGATGGCCGATCTGGTCTGCTCGCTGGTGCCGTCGATGGACATGGTGCGCATGGTCAGCTCCGGCACCGAAGCGACCATGAGTGCGATCCGTCTGGCCCGTGGTTTCACCGGCCGCGACAGCATCATCAAGTTCGAAGGCTGCTACCACGGCCATTCCGACAGCCTGCTGGTCAAGGCCGGTTCCGGCGCACTGACCCAGGGCGTACCGAGCTCGGCCGGCGTGCCGGCAGCGTTCGCCAAACACACCCTGACCCTGCCGTTCAACGACATCGACGCGGTTGAAGCGATGCTCGCCGAAGTGGGTGAGGAGGTGGCGTGCATCATCGTTGAGCCAGTGGCTGGCAACATGAACTGCGTGCCGCCAGCGCCGGGCTTTCTCGAAGGCCTGCGTTCGCTGTGCGACAAACACGGCGTGGTGCTGATCTTCGACGAAGTGATGACCGGTTTCCGCGTCGCCCTCGGCGGTGCCCAGGCGCACTACGGCGTGACGCCAGACCTGACCACCTTCGGCAAGATCATCGGCGGCGGCATGCCGGTGGGCTGCTTCGGTGGCAAGCGCGAGATCATGCAGCGCATCGCCCCGCTGGGGCCGGTGTATCAGGCAGGTACGCTGTCGGGTAATCCGCTGGCGATGGCGGCCGGCCTGACGACTCTGCGTTTGATCAGCCGCCCGGGTTTCCACGCCGAATTGACCGACTACACCACGCGCCTGCTCGATGGCCTGCAAGAACGCGCCGATGCTGCGGGCATTCCGTTCGTGACCACTCAGGCCGGCGGCATGTTTGGCCTGTATTTCAGTGGGGCCGACGACATCGTCACTTTCGACGACGTGATGGCCAGCGACGCGGCCCTGTTCGGTCGATTCTTCCACCTGATGCTGGAAGGTGGCGTGTACCTGGCGCCGAGTGCGTTCGAAGCCGGTTTCACCTCGATCGCCCATGGCGAAGCCGAGTTGCAACTGACGCTGGACGCTGCCGAGCGCGCCTTCGCCGCATTGAAATAATCGCCACACCGCTGACGTTGGCTATGGCCAGCGTCAGCTTTCACCTACATAGCCTCGGTTTTTCCGACGTGCCTGCGCAAATCCTGCCCGAATCGGGCGATATATTCCCCACGCAGCAGAAAAACGAGTAAAGACTTTGTAAGGTTGGCCCTGCTTATTTCATAATGCGCGCTTATTGGATCCCTCGACGGGTCCGCGTGCCCTTCAGAGGTAAGTCGATTCCCATGAACCGCACCGGCCGCACCCTTGCATTGGGCTGCCTGTTGCTCCTTCAGCCCCTGCTCGCGCATGCACAAGCAGGCGGCAACTCGTTGTTGATCCCGGCGATGGGTCGTTGCACCCTCAATACTCAGCCGCAAGACGTCACGCAGGCATTGGCCGCCTGCCAGAAAGCGGCGGATGAAGGGGATGCGCAAGCGCAGTACGAGTTGGGTGAGTTCTACTACGACGGCAAGAACGCGCCGCGCGACCTCAATCAAGCCCTGAGCTATTTCGAAAAGGCCTCGTTGCAAGGCCACGCCCAGGCGCAATTCAAGCTCGGCAGCATGTTTTTCCATGGTGAAGGCGTGCAGGCCAACAATATCCAGGCGTACATCGTGCTGAAGATGGCGGCGGTCAACGGTGCCGAAGAGGCATTGGACACGGCCGACGAAGTCTCGGAAAAGATGTCCCGCGAAGATCTGGAAACCGCCACTCAGGTGCTCGGACAGATTTTCCGCAAATACCTGATGGAACTGCAGAGCGCTGATGGGCGTACGCCGTTTTCACCTCTTCCGTAAGCCCCCTGTGGCGAGGGAGCTTGCTCCCGCCGGGGTGCGAAGCAGCCCTAAACCCTGCAATCCCGATCTGGCTGACACAATGCATTTTCTGGTCTGACGACTGCTGCGCAGCCGCACGGGAGCAAGTTCCCTCGCCACAACATCATTCCAGCTTTGAATCTGTTTTTTACTTCTCAGGCATCGGCATCGGAAACGGCATGACATTGCCGACCGCGCCGCGGGCTTCGCTGATTTTCGGCGTGCCCAGACGTTCCACTTCGTCGATGCGCACAATCGAATGCATCGGCACAAAGCTGCGCACCACGCCTTCGAATTGCGCCTTGAGCTTTTCTTCGCTCGGATCGACGACCATCTGCGTGCGCTCGCCAAAGACGAATTCTTCAACTTCCAGGAAACCCCACAGATCACTTTGATAGATCTGCTTGGCGTACATTTCGAACACCTGGCCCTGGTTGAGGAAAATCACCTTGTAGATTGGAGCTTCGCGTTTGGTCATGGCGGGCGGATAACATCGGGGTAAAAATGAGGGCGCGAACTATAGCATAGCCACCGGACGCACAGCGGTAGGAACCTGACGGCTTGTTCCCTATAATGCGCGGTTCTTTGAATCACGTGACGACCCGAATCCATGGCCAAGAAGCTATACATCGAAACCCACGGTTGCCAGATGAACGAGTACGACAGCTCGCGCATGGTCGATCTGCTGGGCGAACATCAGGCCCTGGAAGTCACCGCCCGCGCGGAAGACGCCGACGTGATTCTGCTCAACACCTGCTCGATCCGTGAGCGCGCGCAGGATCGCGTGTACTCGCAGCTCGGCCGCTGGCGCGAGCTGAAGCTG
Protein-coding sequences here:
- a CDS encoding DUF1820 family protein, with the protein product MTKREAPIYKVIFLNQGQVFEMYAKQIYQSDLWGFLEVEEFVFGERTQMVVDPSEEKLKAQFEGVVRSFVPMHSIVRIDEVERLGTPKISEARGAVGNVMPFPMPMPEK
- the hemL gene encoding glutamate-1-semialdehyde 2,1-aminomutase yields the protein MSRSETLFANAQKHIPGGVNSPVRAFKSVGGTPLFFKHAEGAYVTDEDDKRYVDYVGSWGPMILGHSHPDVLDAVRNQLQHGLSYGAPTSMETEMADLVCSLVPSMDMVRMVSSGTEATMSAIRLARGFTGRDSIIKFEGCYHGHSDSLLVKAGSGALTQGVPSSAGVPAAFAKHTLTLPFNDIDAVEAMLAEVGEEVACIIVEPVAGNMNCVPPAPGFLEGLRSLCDKHGVVLIFDEVMTGFRVALGGAQAHYGVTPDLTTFGKIIGGGMPVGCFGGKREIMQRIAPLGPVYQAGTLSGNPLAMAAGLTTLRLISRPGFHAELTDYTTRLLDGLQERADAAGIPFVTTQAGGMFGLYFSGADDIVTFDDVMASDAALFGRFFHLMLEGGVYLAPSAFEAGFTSIAHGEAELQLTLDAAERAFAALK
- the thiE gene encoding thiamine phosphate synthase; this translates as MKLRGLYAITDSQLLAGKFLSYVEAALDGGVTLLQYRDKSSDEARRLREAEALRNLCERYKTQLIINDDAELAARLNVGVHLGQTDGPLSPTRALLGSKAIIGSTCHGQIALAEQAAKEGASYVAFGRFFNSTTKPGAPSCSLDLLDEARRKLHLPICAIGGITLDNAAPLVEHGVDLLAVVHGLFGADSSAEVTRRARAFNELLKI
- a CDS encoding hydroxymethylpyrimidine/phosphomethylpyrimidine kinase, whose amino-acid sequence is MNIYSSRPVVLCLSGHDPSGGAGLQADIEALLAQGCHAAPAVTALTVQDTVNVTDFRVLDREWVLAQANAVLNDSEVAAVKLGMLGSLEMVDTVVELLSAHPHLPVVCDPVLRAGGGGRLGKDEVGYAMRERLLPLSIIATPNLPEARILAELPDGTADECAEKLLPFVKNLLITGGHGDETEIHNRVYSRDGLRETFICQRLPGSYHGSGCTLASALAGRLAQGEHLASAVRTALDYTWRTLRDAEQLGKGQFVPRRLPLDFCS
- a CDS encoding tetratricopeptide repeat protein — encoded protein: MNRTGRTLALGCLLLLQPLLAHAQAGGNSLLIPAMGRCTLNTQPQDVTQALAACQKAADEGDAQAQYELGEFYYDGKNAPRDLNQALSYFEKASLQGHAQAQFKLGSMFFHGEGVQANNIQAYIVLKMAAVNGAEEALDTADEVSEKMSREDLETATQVLGQIFRKYLMELQSADGRTPFSPLP